The nucleotide window AGGCTTCTGTCTTCTTGTGCTTTTAGATGCCTCTGTCGCTCTTTCTTGACTCTGcctcagctgggggtggggaggggactggAGGGCTGCTGGCCTTTGGCACAATCTGGGGTCTGTGCTTGTCTGAGGTTAGCCCCACTCCGCCTCTCCACGGCACTCCAGGCCCCCAGATGGGACTTTCCTCCCAGCCTTGCTAGTCAGAGtttcggggtggggtggggtggggtggggggcaggggcagaacgGGGTGAAGCAGTTCACATTGCTAAAGCCACAGTGGAATTTCAAGGGCTGAGGCCTCCCGTGGCCCGAATCTTCTCTTCCACGAGATAACGATGCAAAGgccacacacacaggaaaaagaaatggcagaacTATCTATTCTTTGCACAAAGTTTCCACTGCAAGAGGAGGAGGTAAGGGAGATGCCATCTTCACCACCCACTCACTCCTCAGAACCAGGGGATAGACTGCATTTGTAAAAGGCACTGTCTTAGCAAGTCTCTGGACATTcaacaatggggggggggggtgctggtggGGCCGGACAGCAGCCaaaatggggaaagagagagggtagACCCCGTTCACAGCCGGCTGGAGTTGTGCCTAAAGCTTTCGGGGCTGGTGGGGCTCCCCCAACACCCCATCTGCCTTGGGAAACAGGAGGATGGAGTAGAGCTTTACTGAGCCTCAAGTGGCCCTCCGGGTCCACCGCGAGACACCCCCAAAATAAGAGCAGGGCAAATTACACAAGACCCCCTAAAAATGAACACTCcaccccccacacatacacacacacataaagtttGTTTCCTGTGGCATTTAAATTAATCTGATTGGTCCATAGAAAATAAGTATGTATATTTGGTTTTtcctatgtacatatatatatagatttatttataaaacccgccccccacccctaaGGCGGGAGGAGCTGGGGCAAGTAGAAGAGGTGGAAAAGGGGCCCAGAAAAagtggaggggtggagaggcatggctggaaaaggagggagagggtcCCTTTCCTCAAGTTAAGGGGGGCACAGGAGCTCCGTTGACAGTCATCTTGCGCCCCCTGCTGGTGGAAGATGGTGTCTGCAGGCAGTTCGAGGTACCCCCGTTGGCAGCTGTGGTGGCCCCACTGGCTGTCGCAGGGGGAGTAGGGGAGGTAGGGTGGGTAGCCGGGGGCCCGTGGGAGCTGGGAGAGCCATGGCAGGGGGTGgctgggctgggaagggaggaggaggtggctggcagggtggcagggctgggagcctTGTCGCTGACTGACTCACACTCAGATGCCCCGCTGGTGTTGGTGCCCTCCGAGGGGGTGGGTGCTGTGGGCAAGGTGAGCCGCTTGCAGGCTGGCTGGACCCGATACTTGAGGGGGAGAGGGCCATTctgcagggagagggggcagagaggcagtgaagGGGAGGGTGTCGGGAGAAAGAGGCCACCCAGGAAGCTACCCAACCCTCACCCCACAGTGCCCAGATAGAGGAACGGGGTCCGGGCCTTGGAGAGGAGCAGATAGGCAAACAAGACTGACCAAGCAAGGCCAGAGATACAGGGGCACACAAAGacccagagaggcagacagaacgTGCAAGGCCAGGGACCggagaggagagaggctggaAGGCAGGAAGCAGCATCCGCTCCTCCACGGCCACCCGACCCTGCTTTCTGCCCCAAATCAGGGCATGTCACCTGCCAAAGGATCCTTTTTCCCTTTAGAGTGTGGGAGGCCATCATCGGAAGACGGCCGGAAGCGGCCGGCCTGCTGTGGCAGACCACCCTGGACATGCCCAGCTCATGGGACAAGGCATGAACCGTGATTACTGGTCACTATATGGTCACTGTGGCCACAGACCAATGCCAGACCCTGCAGGGCTCCCCTCCCGGCCCTGTCCCCGCCCTGCACCCTCCCGCCCAGCTCACCCGCCGCCAGGGATAGATGTAGGCTATATCCATGAGAGTGTAGTACTCCTTCAGTGGCTCGTCCTCGTATAGAACCTCCACctggaggaggagatggagaacaCCATTACCCGGTTCAGGTTCAAGGCTCCAGCCATTTGGCAGAGAGGCTCCTAGCTAGGGGTGGGAAGTGGGGCGATGGGGAGGAGGGACTTGCAGGTATTCCCTTACTACTTTGGGGTTTCGCGGTGGGTTTGACTTCCCGGTCAGGCTTATCCCAACCGAACTCCAGACCACCAGACGGAGAAGGAAGGATCCAGAGAAGATACCCACATCATTAACAACCCCTGCCTCCCGCCACCCACACAGCTGTCTGAATCCCTCAATCTCTGGCAGGTCCTCCAGagataaagggggggggggggcaaagaaaAAGCCCAGGTGAGAAAGATCTCGCAGAGCACTGGCTCTTGCCCAGGCTGCAGTGGAATGACCCTGGAcgcattaaaaaaacacatgcttggggcagctgggtggctcagtcggttgagcgtccgacttcaactcaggtcatgatctggccgctcatgagttcaagccccctatcaggctctgtgaggacagctcagagcctggagcctgcttcagattctgcaccccctctctctctgtccctccccccacgcacgctctgtgtctctccctctcaaaaataaacattaacaaaaaattaaaaaaaaaaacaacaacacatgcTTGGATCtcaccagagattctgatttaattggtatgACATGAGTCAAGTTTTAAAGCCTCCCACACGATTCTGATCTGCAGCAAAGTTTGGGATCCGTTGTCCTAGAGCCTTGATACCCAGAGTGTGGTACACAGACCGGTAGTATTGGCAACACCTGGGAACCtgctagaaatgcagaacctATCTATGCTTTAACAAGATCTTTAGAGAACCAGTGACGTATTCGAATTTGAGAAGTGCTGTCCAAGACCTCCAGTGGAATTTCAGACTGGCCTTCCTTCAGCCAGGTGGCCCCAGACAACCCCCTATATTTCTGCACACATACCTCTGCCACAGTTCTGAACATGCAaccatgcacatgtgcacacatatgcacacacacacacacacacacacacgtacactcCGTCTTGGTTCCCGTGCATCTCTGCACACTGGCTTCAACAGACAAAGACTACTCCACCCTAATCTTGGTTTCAATTACCCTTCTACTCAGCTCAATTACACAACCACGCAGGTCCTCGTGTCACCCAGCCTGCTCAGAACAGTGGCTGGGATGCACAGATTGCCAGATGCAGCCACACAACAGGCACTCAGTTTCTGAGAGGGCCCAGGGACTCACCTTGTATTTGCTGGGCACGTCCATCTTGTTGCGAAGAAACTTGGCGAGATGCATGACGGTCATGGCTGCTGGGCATTGCAGGAACCGCACCCCTGTCTGCTGAGGGAGAAGCACCCAAGGGCTGGGGTCCGCCCCAGGCACTCTCTCCCAGTCCGCATCCCACCCCTAGGCAGGTCCCCAGCACTCACCTTCTCCTTGTCCCCATCCCCATTCTCCAGGggacctttcttttcctcccgGTCCCTGGGGGAGGAGAAACAATGAAGCTAGGGAACCCCGAAGCAGGCAGgatcccccaacacacacatccAGAAGACCTTCCTGGAGACACCTTCTCCTGCTAGGGGAAGGGggccagggtggggaagggggccaGGGCTAAGGGGAAGGGGGCCAGGCCTAGGACCCCCAAAACCAGGCGTGGCTCAGACTTGCCTGACACCTTCATAGAACTCGATGGAGAGGCTGACAATCTCGTTGTCGCTCAGAGCTCCCTTCTCCTGCTCCAGGACCTCACCGCGGTCCTCGTTGGAGCCGTTGGGGActgcagaaggagagagagctgaGGGGCTGGCCTAGGACGGGGACAGGAGCCCCACCAAGGACCCTGGATCTcacagcttggggggggggggtggtggtgagcgCAACCATCCTCTGGGCCGGGGCGGTGACGCAGCGGCACGTGCAGGGCGGACAGCCCGGGGCGGCACCACCTGCTCAGGGGAACAGGCAAGCGAACACGCTCACCTTCAGTCAGGGGGTATGCTGCATAGAAATCCCGCCGTCGTTTCATCTCATCTGGAAGAGGAAAGCAGGGTGAGGATGGAGCACCAGGCAGGGAAGCTTGGGGCTGTGGGCAGGATGAAACGGAGGTAGATACCTTTAAAAAGCCCAGGGACCAGTTTATAGACGATGTCTTGCAGGGTTTTGTCAGATCTGGAAAAAGCATGGAGTCCCGTCAGCAACCACCTCACCCTGCTCTCCCCAGCCAGAAACCCTtattcccacctcccctccttaGATCCGGGGCACAGGCACCAGGGTCCCCAGAGGCACGGTCTTTACCCCTCTAGTACTTCTCAGCCTAGACAAGCCGGATACgacacagagggaggggaggggccttgCTTCTCCCCCACCTGCCACCTTGGCTATAGGATGCAAAGAGggctgagggacagagagcagatgACCCAGAGAGTCCGCATGGGCGGGAGGGACAGTGCCGGGCCCACCTGATGCTCAGCAGCGGCCTGGTTTTGTGGACTTGCACATCACACATGGGGCAGTACTTGTTGGTCTCCAGGTAGCGCACGATGCAGGTTTTGcagacttgggggtggggggtagagaaagaaaggagagtcAGAGCCCCCTTCGTAATCCAGGACCAGCCCCCGACAGCCTCTGCTCAGATTCAGGTATCCCTTCCTCTCCACCTTGTCCCCGCAGCTCAGCCCATTCAAAGGCTCAACGTGGTCCTGGTCTCACCCCTCCTCCGtccttgggggaggaggggccgtgGGAGTGCATGCGTGCGGGTGTCAGGCCAGTGTCATGTACCAAGCAGAAGGGGAGCCCCAAGTCCGATGGAGTACAAAACAACAGCCCGCCTGCTGGACACCTCCCAGGGTCCTGGACCTCTGCCACCAAGCCCAGTGTGCACGTGGGGGGGCACGTGCATCTTCAGGGGCTGCAGCTTCAGCCAGAGGATGGAGGAGGGAACCGAGGGGTCAGGTAGGTGAAAGCTCCTGAAATAAACCTCCGGGCTGACCCCTCCcgtctcccccctgcccctcaggAGTCTCTCTGCGGCCAGGGACCACCACGGGGTGCACGGACACGTGTGCTCTCCAGGGCAGGGCCTTGtgctctgccctccccaggcAGTGCCCCTCCGACCTGGCCAAAGACTGCCCGTCCTGAGCAGCGGCCCCTCTGCCCAACTCACAGGAATGCAAGCACTCCACGATGGTAGTGGCATCGATGAAGTACCCCCCGCAGAGGGCACACATGAGGTGAGGGTTCAGCTCTGTGATTTTGATCCGTGTGGTCCGATGCATgatgccggggtggggggcagggggcctggggagCGTCACCCTGAGAAATGAAAGTGGAATCAGAAACCCAGAGGCCCAAGAGCCCCTCCCACAGTCCACACCACCCAACGTCTGTCCCGAAGCCCAAGGCTTTTGCTCTCTGCCTCCGAGGCCAGACTGGCTACGTGCATGGGGTTGGCTCCTCCTGGCCCCTCTTGAGTATTCACCGGGTATGGGGGCTCTGGAGACGCGTGCCACCTTGAGTGACACCATCGGGGTCCATCTCAAGAGCAGGAGGAAAGATGAAGTTAGACCAACTCTCCAGAGGAGGCAGGAAAATTGAAGAGAACAGAGTATTTCAAAATGTCCCTGATCCCAATCCACATTCACTGAAGTGAGTGCTAGGAGCTGAGGACACTTAGACCCCCCTCTACCCAGGTGCAAGGCCCCTGCCTCGGTCTTTCTACtccatcctcccctccttccaccccaTCACCCTTCCCCCAGGAAGGCAGTCCCGGAAACACTGTGGCCATGGGATACCCTAGGTTTAGAGGGAGCACCCCACCACCTCGTCCTCCTAGCTCTACATCCAGACTGGGCCCGGAGTGGCTCCCTGGAGGTCCACCATACGCTGGCCATGCAGGTTCCAGGCCTGGCGCTCAGCCAGGAAACACGGAGGATGGTCCTTACACGCCCGAAGTTGGGAGCACGCAGCTCCAGCCTGACCCCAGCCCTGACCCTGCAGGCAGTGGCAAAAAGCCTGGGCAAAAAAGACTGCTCTTGCCCCTTCTGCACAGTCCCCGCTGGACGGCCCACCGTGCAAGTCCCCCGGTCCCACACGCAGTCCGGGACCTCCCTCCCAGGCACACACAGCAATTTCTCCACGTGGACACTGCTGCCACTCCGGCTGCCTGTCCCCAGGCTGTCCAGTGACACATCACAGGCTCTCAGAGATAAGCCCGCCAAAGCTGGGCAGAAAGTTCTCTCTGCAGCAGCCCCGAGCACCCAGCCAGGCCTTGGCAGGGACCTGGGAGGTCAGTCAGAGCCCAACTCTGAATTGGCTGATATGCCTAACTTCTCGGTATAAAAACCAAACCTGCACCTAGAAGGGaaggcccctccctcactccctcctctttcccagaGTAAAAGCCCAAGGCGTGGGGCTTGGGAGAGTGGCCAAGCCCCAATGACTCCTTCACAACATACacccttctctcctttccagaGAGATTTCTAAAGCCACCATATTGGGTTTTCTAGGACCAGAAATTCACAGCCAGGATCAACAGTTTCTATAGAGACCCCAGGATGAGTTTGGCCAGGACCCAAACAGCCAACAGAGGGTGGCCAGAGACccaaagagatggagagacagacacaaaggcCACACGCGGGAGAGACACCAAGTCtgcagggcagacagaggggaccCCAAGAGCCCAGAAGCAAGCCCAGAGAGCCAGCGGAGACACAGCGGCCTAAGGAAGGAAAGGGGCTCCTGTCCCAAGGAGGGCAGCCTAGGCCGGCCTCCCTGCAAGGGTTCCCCCCTTAACAATTACGCAGAAGGCTTGCTGGCTACTCCACTGTTTGGTCGTTTCCATAGTAACCCTGTCCCTGGCAAGATGCCCAAATATTATTACAACCATCCAGAAGAGAGAAACTCCAAGTGGCTGTCTCGCTGAGTGTGTGTAATATCCATTGGATGTGTACGTGATGTCTGGACTTCCAAAACTACTTTGTAAGACTGCTTGacctgtgcgtgtgtgcgtgcgtgcgtgcgtgtgtgtgtgtgtgtccaaatgaACCTCTGTGTGCATGCACAGACAGAAACAACACATTCTGGTCGATGCTGGTTGCTATCAGCGCATCTCACACccggctctgtctctccctctcacgtACGCACACGTACgtacacacaaaacacacaggcGCTTCCCACTGCCTCAGTCACCTCATTCACACACTGGCTGGATTTTCACAACACACACTGGCTCTTAAGAACTTGCATGCAGTTCCTCCCAGGTAGACTGTGGCCTCAACATGCAGGAGTTCCTAGGCAAGGGGCCGTGACCTTTACCCTCTCACTTCCGCAAGCATTTGTGAGAATTCGGACCAAGATCATCTCTCAAGCTCCTTTCTAGATGCGCGGGAGAAGGAAGGAGCTGTGGAGCTGACTGTATAGAAATATTCCTCCTTGTCTGGTGTAAGAGCAGGCCCCCCTCGCCTGCActcccagctccccccaccctATCCCCAGGGGCCTCAGACTGCTacctctggggctgggggtggggagaagcaccGATTGGCTCCTCACCTGATTGCCATGGTTACCTGCAGGGCCCTGCCAGCAGGTGCCAAGAACAACTGTAAACAGGAGCTTGGTTCCCCCACTGTTCGCCCCCCACACCTGACACCCAATTCCTTCCCAGCTGCAACTGGCGGGTGTATCGTGGGAAGGAGACGGAAGAGGGGTGACGGTGGCTGGACTTCTGGCTGTCATCACGTTAGGGAAGAGGTTGGGAGATGGGAAACAgcgtgagggagaaagagaagttcCGTGAAGCAGAAAAGGGAGCCAAGGGCCATTTGGAAGTGGCCTCTGTGGAGCTCTGGGGGCCTTAACAGGTCAGCCCCACCGACACCACCACAGTGGACCTGTGCCCTGTCCCCCATGCCCAACTGCAGCCAAGTCATTCAACACCTTTTGTCCCCAAACCACTGTTCTTTGCAAGGGCATGATGGCTGGGCAGCCCATCCTGGCCCCTGGGGATCCGGGTCTTGGCCACAGCGGCAAGAAAGGAGCTCGGGTCAGCACCCAGCGCCAGCTCCTCCTTGCCATTCAAGCCTGACCtttgtctttcctcttcttcaaagCCCCTACTAATTAGAGACCACCCCCATCTCTCCATTCTAGCCAGTCTTTTTCTGGAAGCTCTCTGCACTTTAGGgctctcttgtttttgttttgtgttgttttgattttcttctgcAAAACCGGCTGTCTTTGATAACCCAAAGGTCTCTGCTCCTTCAGATGCCCCACGACAgcattctctgctctgcctttcCTGCACATGAAATTAGCCCCACTCCCCACTAGAAAATCACCAGGTCTTAGGAAAAGTCACTCAAGGTCACATGCAGACACCTAGAACTGCGGAAGTAGAAGGGATCTTAGAAGGCGTCTTGTCCAAtcctttcattttccagatgaagaaattcGGAAAGAAGTGACTTAGCTAAGGTCATGCAGTAACGCAGTGGCAGTCCTAGGAGTAGAAACTGCCTGGCTCCTGTTCCAGTGCTCTCTACACACTGGCACCCAGGCCAGGCTCTCCTCTCATCTAAGAAACCAATAAGCCTGGCCTGACTCCATCCAGGCAGGTGGAAGGCAGAAGGACTCCAGGTTCCTTAGAAGACTGCTCAGTGAGCCTTCTGGGGGAGGTCAGAGTCTGGCCCAAACATGACCATCAGCACACATTCTCACCTTGAAgtaggaagagggacagagactaATTGCCTCACCCCACTTCCACGGAACAgttagagaaactgaggctccatgGAAGCACAGTGAGCCAGAATGTACTAGGTGCATTCCTCTGGTAGCTGTGTGGGTCCAACTGCACAAgctctgtgtatttgtgtatggAGGGGGAGCACAGGGGTCCGCCTGGGGACAATGTCAACCTCTCAATGTTCCCTGATCCTTGACCCCGGGACCTGCCCCTCCTTGCCAGCGGCGTCAAAAACATCCTCTAGTCTCCTGAAGCCGGGCTCATtgtcccctctctgctctccccactcaGCTTCCTAAGatcaaacaaagacaaaacccAAAATATACACCCAGAGCTACACATTGCCGAATATACACAGAGGCACACAAAGCCAGACACaccccctccatctctctcacaCAACACACAAGGCCAGACagacactacacacacacacacacacacacacaaccaggcCAGACACACCCCATCACACATACAGCCAGGCCAGAGCCAGGCCCACACTTGCCAGATGTATaagccacccccacccaccccagcagcACACCGTCTGACATCCCTGCCTGAAACCAGAGCTGGAAATACACACTAACCTTTTGTGCATCCCCGGTCCACCCAGGATAAATTATAACATAAGTCTTCCAGCAACAAAGGCAGTGCAGCTCCCAACCTCCACTCGGGgggccagaggctggaggagtAGGGTGGGCATCTGACCTGCACAAAGATGTAGCCTCTTCCTGTTCAGGCTGTCTCCATTTCCATGGCAACAGCTCCATCAACCTAGACCTCTCAGGCAAGGCcaggggcagcagagagcccccccgccctcctgcccacccccaaagACTCCAACTTGAACTCCACTCAAGCCACACAGGGTGGATACTGAGTCCCAGGTCTCACCTGGGGTCTGTTTCCGGCCTCATTCCAAAGACAGCTCTAAGGCCACAACCTCCAACTCCAAACCAGGGAGCCCCTGGGAAAACCTCCCTACCCAAAAGCTGCAACAGAGCCGGCTTTATGCTCCTTCTCCAAGTACTAACACCTTGGAACAGAGTGGAGacggggagaagaagagaaatgagagtTTCAGGAACAGATACAACTGcgagaggcccagagaaggaggcATCAGAAGACAGCGGGAGACAACCAGGAGACAAACCCCCTACTTCCCCCCCTCTCGCCCCCCAAGCAACAGGGAGCTCAGGAGAGACTGaggcatatatacatatggtgGGGGTTCCTCTAAGAGACAAAGACCAGGAAGAAGCGCGGGGTAACACTTCCACGATATTTACAGGCAAATCCACCACCCCCAggcctcttccttccccacctcaaGCCATCCGAAGCAATTCTGGGCagatgggggcagtgggggagggggagaggcatgCCTAGGCCCACTGTGgagacaggaggggcaggggtgtcTGCTGGCCAAGAGGTCCCACCCCCTCAGAGCTAGAGGAAGGAgggccgggggagggagggggcagcccgGCTCCTCGGTGGAAGAGGGGCCAGTCGGTCAGACCCCTCCTGCCTCCGCTGGCGATGGGAAATATCGCGATaactctccccccttctcccttctaCTCCCTCCTCCCGGGCTTCCCCCGGAGCCTGGGTCAGAGGATCAGGGACCTCAGTTACCGGGTGGCCGTTCCTACCTTCCCTAGAGTCAAACTTTCGGCGGAGCCCAAGGAGGGGTGTTCCGGAGAAAGAGGCTCTGCCCGGGTGGttcggggagggggcggggcgcccAGTCCGGGGCTGGGGGGAAAGGGACCCGCTGGGGGAGGTGCCCGAGAGGCCGGGGACCCGGGCATGGAGGAGCGCCCTCCCCCGGCCCCGCAGCGATCAAAAAGGCATGTCGCTTTCCTCCCGGTCTCAAGTCCCTGCGCGTCCACGACGCCCCAGTGCCCACGGAAGAAGCAGAGAGCGACCCCTCCCCAGACCGAAAGGGGTAGTGGGGCAGGGCCAGAGGCCGCTCTGGCTCGTGGGGCGGGCGAGGGGGGCAGAGATCCGGCCCCGCGCGCAGCCCACAGCCCTGGTGGCTGCCTCGGACCCTCCCCCTCGCTACCTCAGGAGCAGGTCTGCGAGGGGGCTGCGGCACAAAGAGGTGGTGGTCGAGGGAGACGCCAAATCGCTAAAAGGGGGAATCCATTTCGGCCATCttggaagggaggaaagggaaaaggggagagaaaagggagaaagaaaggcgGACGGGGCGAGCTAGGATAGGGGctggcggggtggggcggggacgCGAGAAGCAGGCCCGGTTCGGAGTCTCCCCCTCCCGCAGGGGTGTGTAAGGAGGGATGGACCGGCCCCCCAGCCCCGTTCCAGTTGCGGAGAAGGAAAGGACAGGGAGTCTGCCTCCACTTACCTGGGTTCGGGGTCCGGTGGGTctcggggagggggggatgggagggagggagggaagggggggaggggggccgcaGCCGTGTCGCTCGCTCTGGCGGCGGGAGGGGAGAAACCTACGGTAAGAAAGGAGTTTGTGAAAGCGgcttggggtgggagggagagaggggaggggaggggacggaggggggaggggagggaccgGGGCTGGGGGGGTACAAAAtggct belongs to Acinonyx jubatus isolate Ajub_Pintada_27869175 chromosome E1, VMU_Ajub_asm_v1.0, whole genome shotgun sequence and includes:
- the PCGF2 gene encoding polycomb group RING finger protein 2, which translates into the protein MHRTTRIKITELNPHLMCALCGGYFIDATTIVECLHSFCKTCIVRYLETNKYCPMCDVQVHKTRPLLSIRSDKTLQDIVYKLVPGLFKDEMKRRRDFYAAYPLTEVPNGSNEDRGEVLEQEKGALSDNEIVSLSIEFYEGVRDREEKKGPLENGDGDKEKTGVRFLQCPAAMTVMHLAKFLRNKMDVPSKYKVEVLYEDEPLKEYYTLMDIAYIYPWRRNGPLPLKYRVQPACKRLTLPTAPTPSEGTNTSGASECESVSDKAPSPATLPATSSSLPSPATPCHGSPSSHGPPATHPTSPTPPATASGATTAANGGTSNCLQTPSSTSRGRKMTVNGAPVPPLT